A window of Castanea sativa cultivar Marrone di Chiusa Pesio chromosome 8, ASM4071231v1 genomic DNA:
TTGTCAATTTTGTGTAAAAGAGTTGGACATAAACTATGGGATTTATTATTGCTCAAGTTGCGATTATGCTGCCCATGTTGATTGTGCCATGGACAAGGGAGGTAGGGAGCTAACGTTTAAGTGGGAATCAAAAGATGAGGAGCTTATTGAGTCAACAACCAGGGTGGGGAAGGACAAAATTGAAGTACCCATAGAAATCAAACATTTTAGTCATGAGCATTACTTGAAGCTGACTGATGAGCttgagaattatgaaatatGTGATGGGTGTATACGACCTATCTTCCCTTCGTTTTACAAATGTGCTCagtgttctttctttctacACAAATCTTGTGTAGAATTACCCCATGAAAAGCAACACCCACTTCACAGCCACATGCTCACCTTGAAATCGAGGAGACCTATGCTTGCTCGTTGTGCTGTTTGTGAACTTTTTACTAGTGGCTTTACCTATGATTGTAAGCAATGCCAGTTTGAACTTGATGTTTTATGTAGTTTGATCCCAGAAAGGCTTACTCATGTTGGTCATGAGCATTCCCTCCTTCTCTCCAGTATAACATCGGATAAGTGTAGTGCTTGTAATTATAAAATGAGAATATTTCGTTGTACTGAATGTGAATTTACTCTAGATTTTGGATGTGCTACGCTGCCACTCACAGTAAAACATGGACAGCACGAACATCTTTTTACCTTACGACATACTGCTGAAGATAATTCAGGTGAATATTATTGTGATATTTGTGAGGAAGAACGAGATCCAAAGTTTTGGTTCTATTACTGTGATGAATGTAGTTTTCCTGCTCACCCCAAATGTATATTTGGAGAGTTCTTAAATAGTAAGTATCGAGACTGCCGAAACATCAAGTTTGGAAGCACTTACACATCCGACATCCACCAACATCCCCTCACTCTTGCTCATAAGACTATGGACCATGCATCATGTGACAAGTGTGGTAAATTTTGCAATGAAGTGGCCTATGAATGTGCCACTTGTAATTCCATTATTCAGGTGGAGGGTCTGCCGAATTGTAAAACCTCCCTGATGGACTTCGCCGTCGACGTGAaccaaaaaaaagtaagaaaatgtttgagtttattttttaagggaaaatttatgaggataaaatttagaattgaaGATCATGTTCCACattcattaattttgtttttatttcctttacTTAGCAATTGCCTATATAATCTAAGATGCTTTACCTTTGCTCATGGTAACCTCCCTTATATAAATCATATGTTCAAATGCAATGCGGAGTTTGTAGTTTTCAAAGTCTCACATGGAAAATTTtagcatcttttattttttggtctgAATTTTCTGGTAGGACAACCAGATTCGGGTCCATTTAACCCCTTTTTCTTGCACCACTCCAATAATAATTATGGTTTGTCACTTGACCAAACCAgaattaaactattttatatagTGAATTAACAACTTTTTGAcattatttaggatttgtctaTGGAtttgccaaaaaataaaatgttgcgCAAAGTTAGGTTGAGTAGAACACCATACTTGTTATTAACGGTAATAAGTCAACTAATAACATCTTTTACGCTGTTgtttatatcttcttctttttttctctaaggTTGAAGTTAGAAAAAAGCTCAGAAATCAGATGACCGATACAATTCTTCCCGGATTTCGGAGTAGTcgaattttaaagaaaatgctAGAATCTCAGCAGCAGCAGGGCTGAGATACAGAATTGACATCATCCTCGTCGTTCTCTTCACCATCTCCCTCGCTCCTTCGATGCGATCGTTAATATCTGCCCTCACGATTATGCTGCTAATTAAAACGTCACGAATTTCGATGCCGTTCTTAGAGACACCCCTGCCACCTTTGCTGTCGTCGAATTCTTCCCCCACTGCTCATTATTTTATAGCTTTACTACCATTTTGTTACATCTATACTTTGTTAATGGATATTGGGATTTTTAAGGAAATGACTAGCTCTGGAATTGTTAATggatatatatatgtatttgtggAGATCTGGGTGACTTGTGGAATTGGCAATCtaataattatatatgttgcttcataattttcaaatgattttttttaattatattagatTGCAACTAACTCATTGTTTACTACTTTGGCTACTAGCTAAATGGATCAGCAGGTTTGGTACTTCAGTAAATTTATTggatttagatttagatttagatttatgGTAGAATGAATTCTGATGATTAAGTGAATTTTGAGAGAATACATTTTTGTCTTGCAATTAAGAAATGGTTTACTACTTTTGCGATTACCTAAAGGGATTGGCAGCTTACTTagtgattacttttttttttttttttaaagtatgtgAATGACCCCCAATTAGCCCGTTGAAGATCAATAGCTGACCACCCAactgtagacgactaaatttcttagttcgaaataaatcaaacaagtaaaatagtttcacaaatacgaatttgtattgataaatgtgtggtacaattctctgtaattacaaaagagtgatcctctgattcgatctccttgaaagatttattgattggaattgtggtaatgtgattttgatttgaacataagatattcttcaatttggctgaggaatggatcgaagatctttaaaacggaattacaatgaatctctggc
This region includes:
- the LOC142608255 gene encoding uncharacterized protein LOC142608255, which encodes MELQHFPHLHEHPLIINEFPGNFMYSYVRLKLEYSGDGCICAACGESIEGSCVCCRERQCNFFLHNSCAKLPHELHLPIPIHDKHPLVLQKKTKHDKGTYKCNYCNLVCQRFFYRCPLCKFFLDVKCASSLQFILEVEIHDHPLVLVQGSNSFTCDFCGKKGEGMSCLCALCGIWFHRKCAFLPHMVKHMRHRHPLNLTKYLETDQFEHRLCQFCVKELDINYGIYYCSSCDYAAHVDCAMDKGGRELTFKWESKDEELIESTTRVGKDKIEVPIEIKHFSHEHYLKLTDELENYEICDGCIRPIFPSFYKCAQCSFFLHKSCVELPHEKQHPLHSHMLTLKSRRPMLARCAVCELFTSGFTYDCKQCQFELDVLCSLIPERLTHVGHEHSLLLSSITSDKCSACNYKMRIFRCTECEFTLDFGCATLPLTVKHGQHEHLFTLRHTAEDNSGEYYCDICEEERDPKFWFYYCDECSFPAHPKCIFGEFLNSKYRDCRNIKFGSTYTSDIHQHPLTLAHKTMDHASCDKCGKFCNEVAYECATCNSIIQVEGLPNCKTSLMDFAVDVNQKKVEVRKKLRNQMTDTILPGFRSSRILKKMLESQQQQG